Proteins co-encoded in one Accipiter gentilis chromosome 33, bAccGen1.1, whole genome shotgun sequence genomic window:
- the SSTR5 gene encoding somatostatin receptor type 5 produces MDPLYFSNTFSTEASSSDVNSSLLTNVTENGTLSEQPSFKYIHKVLIPICYLLVCAVGLSGNTLVIYVVLRYAKMKTVTNIYILNLAVADVLFMLGLPFLATQNAISYWPFGSFLCRLVMTVDGINQFTSIFCLTVMSMDRYLAVVHPIKSTKWRRPRVAKLISVTVWTFSFLVVLPVIIFSDVQEDFQTCNMNWPEPVNIWSAAFIIYTSVLGFFGPLLVICLCYLLIVIKVKSSGIRVGSTRRRRSERKVTRMVVIIVVVFVFCWLPFYMMNIVNLIFILPEDPVLVGVYFFVVVLSYANSCANPILYGFLSDNFKQSFQKVLCLRKGNGVEDGDPIEHRQENSSRLQESMLTQRNIEFNGHMQTSKV; encoded by the coding sequence ATGGATCCTTTATACTTTTCCAACACATTTAGCACAGAAGCTAGTTCCAGCGATGTGAATTCCTCACTGCTGACAAATGTGACAGAGAATGGGACGCTCTCAGAGCAGCCCTCCTTCAAATACATCCACAAAGTCCTGATTCCCATCTGTTACCTCCTTGTATGTGCGGTTGGACTTAGCGGCAACACATTGGTCATTTATGTGGTTTTGCGCTATGCCAAGATGAAAACCGTCACCAACATATATATCTTGAACTTAGCTGTTGCCGATGTGCTCTTCATGCTGGGCCTGCCCTTCCTGGCCACCCAGAACGCCATCTCCTATTGGCCTTTTGGCTCCTTTTTGTGCAGGCTGGTTATGACTGTAGACGGTATTAACCAATTCACTAGTATTTTTTGTTTGACTGTGATGAGCATGGACCGCTACCTGGCAGTAGTTCATCCCATTAAATCAACCAAGTGGAGACGTCCCAGGGTGGCCAAGCTCATCAGCGTGACTGTCTGGACATTCTCGTTCTTGGTGGTGCTTCCAGTCATCATCTTTTCAGATGTGCAGGAAGACTTTCAAACCTGCAACATGAACTGGCCAGAGCCAGTCAACATCTGGTCAGCAGCGTTCATCATTTACACATCGGTCCTTGGTTTTTTTGGTCCTTTATTGGTGATCTGTCTCTGCTACTTGCTGATCGTGATTAAAGTCAAATCTTCAGGGATCCGAGTTGGGTCTACGAGGCGCAGGAGATCAGAGAGGAAGGTGACCAGGATGGTGGTGATCATTGTGGTGGTCTTCGTGTTTTGCTGGCTCCCGTTTTACATGATGAACATTGTCAATTTGATATTCATACTGCCAGAAGACCCTGTGTTGGTAGGGGTGTACTTCTTTGTGGTGGTCCTGTCCTATGCAAACAGCTGTGCCAACCCCATTCTTTATGGATTTCTTTCTGACAACTTCAAGCAGAGTTTTCAGAAAGTCCTTTGCCTCCGAAAGGGCAATGGTGTAGAGGATGGTGACCCCATTGAACACAGGCAAGAGAACAGCAGCCGCTTGCAGGAATCGATGCTAACCCAGAGAAATATTGAATTCAATGGACATATGCAAACTAGCAAGGTCTAA